CTTGAATATTGAATAGAAGTGAATAGAAGTGTAGCAGTTGTTATTAATGACAGCcctgtctttttattattttccccatgtatttgaaaatgtttttttgactgTTTCAAAGTGAAGTTTATCTTTGTGACCACTGTTTGGTGCAACACCAATATTTTACAAGTGCCTTCTAATTTTTCTGCCTGTTGCTGTTTAAAACTAAAAAGTGTTCTAcaatacacacattttcaatggtgCTTTACACATTGTTAAATTAATTGAtgccataatatttattttgtcttcatATGTTTAAGGCAAATAAAAGCTACTGAATGCTGTTAAGAATGTTAATGCGAGGTAAaaataaaccatgttttttttgtaaatattgtgcTGGATTTATTTGCTACTAAAGATAGGCCTAtgctatcatttttttttttttaaatttctgcaTAACGGATTGTCTGTTTATAGtacagaagaaaatgtaaatctaccgaattttcagttttaatgttgAAGGAAGTGTCCATAAATTTAACAGAAAAAGAAACTCAGAATGACACTTTGGGCAAATTATTTTGGGAATTCTTCACAGTCTCTCTTTTGTGGCCTTATTTTGGTGTAATATATGCTTATGTGTCAGTTGTTTATGGTTCAGTTAAATGCATGACATATGTCTCACATTGCAGATGAGCTCAAATGAGCAAAAATGCACAAACATCTGGCAGTTTAAAGAAAACATTACTATCCATTTGGACTGCAGACATGCAGACCCGGCAAAAACCAATACACAGTTAACACGTGACCACACTAAATCATACTTTATCCTATATAAGAAGCTCAAATCATGAGCCTGGAGTCGAAAAATTATGGTTAGATGTTTGAGAATGATTCAAATTAATAATCAACAATAAACTTCTACTTTTTAGGTAAATATCATGAATATTTTATGGCAAAGTATCTTAGTGCCAAATgcaatttaaacaattaaattaaattaaacgaaTTCCCTGCATTAGACTTAACACTACGCTTAACACTAACCTAGACAATTTTACCCCCTGGGTTTAGCAAGAATTCAAAATAGTAATTTTAATCCTTGCAATGAGAATTCATGCTTTATAGCGAAACTGATGCTAACACCAAAGTGTTACTAACTGAAGGCAGGTATGACGAGAGAAACTCTAGACTAGCCTTTAAAGGGAGGATACAATGGTGTTTcttgtattcagagttgttcacagtgttaaagagacggaatctcatgctaaacatggccaaagttgtaaaaaataattaagaagaaTGACTGACAATTTCTAcactgaaaatcttacttccgggttggtacaagtttcggctgtttttttcgatcgtggatctaatgacgtagataAGAGGGGAACATAGAgcggaactccttatatgagcatttctttCGGAAAAGCGAACCCGTGTACTCGTTggccagaggagagcgagaccgctCACATCAACATGCTTCAAAATCGTCAGCAACGCTGcgtaggatttgttcgagaatgcctccaaataagtgtgtttttggatgtgagggaaagtttaccatgttcagcttccccaagaacccagcattacatgaacagtggatgcagatTGTTTTTTTTCCGGGGCTGCagagaccccattcatgtaagtacaattgcatcagatttctgtatttttttggaATTCCGcatataagtgaatatatgttaatgggaacaacacgaaacatcagtattatagctctgcTCATGGGGGAGCTGGGCTTTTTCCAGAAAGAATCGGGaaagcagtatttttattttacaaatatgataaaactaaatactttatggatatatgaaggatgcagtactactctataggtactcaagattaacatgggattaggtgaaactgtgtatgttatgtaccctttaaagtAATCCTTAAAATTTGAACAATTTGAAGATAAAAGGCCACATTACAATCTTATGTTACCAGGACTGAAAGTTAAGCATATGCATGAACATATCCTAACATCACACTGCTTATTAAAAGAGATAACATATCTGAgccaagacaaaataaaaatctcaaatTAAAAACCGGTCAGACATACTGGAACAGTGGGGAGGCTGTTGAATGTTGCATGTAGTACCTCCTTATTTCCCATttaaaaggtccccttcttcgtgatcccatgttttaaactttagttagtgtgtaatgtttttgttagagtataaataatatctgtaaaattctaaagctcaaagttcaatgccaagcgagatattttatttaacagaattcgcctacaaaaaaattacccgtttggactacatgcctctagttcctgcagtaatgacatcactaaaacagttttttgacaaacctccgcccacatgaattctccaacggagaaggaggaagagctatgtttgtgtttgtcgccatgtcgtttgaaacgctgttattttcatctccgagtccaatcatctttgtttgggcttcccagggacgctgtacttggagattaatggttacaatttatgtttaacgcggttccggaaaattataatccacatgtaaaactatgtgcagcaaattttgctgaggacaactttctcaatcagtttaatgccgaaTGCTGtagaatcacaacacaggaaccgctggcccaatcagaactcgttacgtatttctgaaggagggactttatagaacaaggaagacatcagcccgtttttatgacagtgaaaacagcggtatacagatgaattgtgtgaaaaatactgtgtttttttacacgcgaaacatgaacacgttatattgcacactgtaaacacaatcaaagcttcaaaaaaagtgCGTAAAACGGGAAAAGGAAGACTCAGCGTGTGTTCCTTCTGATAAACTAATTTTATGACATAACTCCTTTTCTAGAACTGAAAGTCACTTTACAAAGCACATAATGCACATAAATAGCACTATTCAgagaaaatgttaaaagaaaTGGTAAAATGTATATCTGTATAAATAAGTACATGCATTGTTCATGTTATACTATGGttcaaattacatatttattatttgaactGTAAGTTTAAAGTCACCAGTAATAAACTGCACATACAATACTTAAATTTTACAATAACAGATAAAAATGGAGACAGCATGATACAAAAGCTTAtgcataacccccccccccccccaaatggaTCTAGAGTACAGAAAGAGAATTGAAGATGAAACTAAATGTGATTAAAAGAGAGTGCAAGAATGTGAAAGTAGACATCCAAACAAACTGAAATGCTACTGATTTCTAAATAAAGTGATTAAATCTCATTGcaaactgtacacacacacacacacacacacacacacacacgtagagcAGATAAACATACAATAAAGTATCTTTTTAGCGTTTGTGTTTACAAGTGTAAAAAATCTTGTCACATGCTAAATTAAAGCGGAAAAGAACATACAACATTAAAGTGAGAAACGAATTGAAGACGTGCATTATAAGAATAAACATTTGTCATTTGTTTGATTAAAGGATTTTCAATACAATTTCttgataaggttttttttttatgtatgtcaGGGTCAAACCATCTGGGTTAGAGTTTATGTGGCACTAATAGCTTTGCACGTGTGGCGCTGTGGCCACCCACATGCAACAATGTCCCTCTTTTATTCATCATGTCCAAATCAACAAAGTCAGAGCCAAATCTGAAGTCCCCTTTCCATGAGCCTGTGGTTAAGAATGAATTAAATCGATCATCTTTCTGCAGAGTATTGAAGCGGCTCACGTCAGAGTAGCCCGGTGGTCCGTAGGTAGGAGGAAAAATGGGCAAGTTTGCAGTTGAACGGTACATGTATCGGTATCTACATAATCTCATATATACCACGGCGATGATGAGCACAAGGAAAAGACTCGACATGCCTGCAAGAGccattattaaatataaagtaagGTCACTGTGTCCATGTGACTTATCTGTGCCACGTGCAACAAGCTCATCGATGATAGGCAAGCCATCTTCTATCATAATATTGACAGTTGCAGTTGCAGACAAAGATTCAAGCCCATCATCACTTACAGAGATTATCAAGGTTTGTTTGATTTCTTCATCTTCTGCAAATGGCCTTAGTGTCCTAATTTCTCCACAGTGCAGTCCAATGGAAAACAAATTAGACCGTGTGGCTTTTAAAATTCGATAGGACAGCCATGCATTGTGCCCTGCATCTGCATCAATCGCAACAACTTTGGTGACCAGGTAATCTGCAGGAGCAGCTCGAGGCACAATGTCACGTGCAAGGTACCCATCCAGCTGAACTGGGTAAAGAACAACTGGAGCATTGTCGTTCTGATCTGCAATAAAAATCTGGACAGTGCATGTGCTAGTGAACGATGGCCTGCCTTCATCACATGCCATAACTTGAACATGAAAGTGAGTGGATGATTCGTAATCAAAGGGGCACAGAGTAAATATCTCACCAGTTTCTGCATTGATGGACAAATGAGAGGCTGCATCTTCTGAAAGAGAATACAGAATTTTTGCGTTCTGGCCTTCATCTGCATCATCAGCTCTGACCTTAATAACCAGGGTTCCCTGAGGCTGATTCTCTTCAAATTTGATGCTGTAGTCACCGTGTCTAAAAATAGGAGGATTATCATTAACGTCTGTGACTGTTATGGCTACAGTTTTACTGCTGAATAAAGGGGGTGTGCCAGCATCCACAGCAGTTACGGTTATGTTATAGTGAGGACACTTTTCACGGTCTAAAACTCCATCAATCACAAGCATGAAGTAATTCTTTACCTCTGACACAAGTTTAAATGGCACGTCATCAGATATCTTACATGTGACCCATCCACTAGTGCCAGTATCAAGGTCATAAATGTGCAGCAAAGCCACCATGGTTCCAGGTGAAGCATCTTCTGGCACAATAGAAGTAGTTGATTTAACAGCAATAACAGGTAAATTGTCATTCACATCTATCACATCTATTATGAGTTTACAGTGAGATGACTGTCCGCCCCCATCTTTGGCTTGTACATCCAGCTCGTGAGAACTGGCCTCCTCATAATCCAATGCAACCATGACCTTTACCTCACCTGTCACGTGGTCGACCTCCACAACCCCCTTCGTCTTATCAGGCACGTGACTGAAAGAGTAACTAATTTCCCCATAAATCCCACTGTCTAAATCTGTTGCATTTAATTTAACCAACACAGTGCCTTGAGGTGAATTTTCCTGCGCACTGACTTTGTACACGCTTTGACCAAACACAGGAACATTATCATTGGCGTCCAACACGTGAATATGAATTGATGTTGTTCCAGAACGAAAAGGTCGGCCACCATCCACTCCACTTAGAGTCAGAAAATGATCTGCTTGGTTTTCTCGATCCAAAGGCTTTTTAAGAACAAGTTCTGGATATGCATTTCTGTCCAACTGGGTATTTACCTCCAAAGCAAAATATTCATTCTCACTGAGCTGGTAATGCTGAACTGAATTAACTCCTATGTCAGGATCGTGAGCACTTTCAAGTGGAAAACGCCTCCCCAGGACCGTTGACTCCAGTAGCTCCAGCTCAATCTGACCATTTTCAAATGTCGGACTGTTATCGTTGATGTCCTGGATGTCTAAGAGAAGACTGTACACTTTGAGCGGATTTTCCAGGAGCAGCTGGAATTGCTGGACACATGGCGCAGACTGCACACAAAGCTCCTCACGGTCCATTCTCTCAATCACCGACAGAGAGCCTGTTTCTGTGTTTAGCTCGCAAAACTGTCGGCTACCCTCAGCAACAACTCGAGCATTACGCCTCACAAGCTCAGTCACATCAATCCCCAAATCTGTTGCCACATTGCCAATGACAGTGCCTCGCTGCATCTCCTCTGGAACTGAATAACACACTTCACAGAGAGAGCCGCACATGCAAATGAAGCAGAAATAAAGCTGAAGCCAGAAACTGGCCCAAACGCATTTTGTCAAACAAATCATGTTGTGAAAAATTAATggctatatttaaattaaaaataataaaaaattatgttgatcAAAGCAAATTCTGAACAGATCCTCAAATAGTTGGAGCAGACACTGCACTCTGATGACTGCTCCTGTCGgcttagatttttattttcatctctcCCTTCCCCTGCACGCCTACAACATTCCCCTCCCCATCTATCCCTCATTCCTCCCCTCCTCACTGTGTAACACTGATTACACTGAATCAGGGTACACGGCACAGATGAGATCACTTGCTAAGCTGTGTGTAACATAAGAGCGTCACCCAGAGACCAAAAGTGAGAGATACAGAAACACCATCCACAAAATTGTGTtaccatgaaaaaaataataataaaagaaaaacaccactagatttttttttgtttttaaattaagaacATATGGATATAACTAGTACTGAGATCTCAATATTTGATAAGTTATGGTTTAATTCAGGGGCCTGAGAAGTACTGGATATCAagaacaaaactttttttctgatacATTCTGAAAATGTATGTAACTAGCCACTATTTAGAATTTCAAATAAACTTCTAGGTAAAATGGATAGCTCAGTACATCACCTCATGACTAAGCCAGTTTTTTTACCTTaacacatgatgatgatgatgatttaactaataataataatccatataAACTTCATGATAAGTTGTAATTAGCAAAAATCAAGGAGACTGCTTTTCTAAAATTTACaatgccattaaacaaatatctTAATCAGATTATATGGTGACAGCACTCATAAAACATGTGGAACTAATTTAATACCTTATTTTCAGAGGTAATGTCCCGCATTGCCTCTGCATCAAGCCCTTCAAGATCATCCACAGCAGACTttttcagagtcaagtcagcagtcAGCGTGTCTTCATTATAAGATCTGACGAACTTGAAGTCACTAGTGCGCGAGCCCGTGGTCAGGTACGCGTCATAATTGTAAGTGCTGCGGAGAGTTCCCGCGCCCTCCACATCTGCGTAATTTGGAGGAAGATACGCGCTGGGAATGGCTACAGCTCCATCAAACAACAGTCTGGGCTTTCTCCTGCGACAAAATCTCACGgccaggatgatgatgatgaaggtcaggAAGAAAGTGGAGACGGACACCAGCGCGATGATCAAATAAAACGTCAGTTTGGAGCTGCTCTCGTCACGAGACATGTCTTTCAGTTCTGGAACTTCAGCCAAGTTATCTGATATAAGTAAATACAATGCGCACGTGGCTGAGAGAGAGGGCTGTCCGTTATCTCTCACGGACACAATGAGGTTCTGTTTCATGCTGTCAGATTCAGAAATGTCCCGCTGCGTCCTGATCTCTCCGCTGTGGACACCGATAGTGAAAAGTCCCGGATCTGTCGCTTTAATAATGTGATACGACAGCCACGCGTTCTGGCCAGAATCCGCGTCCACGGCGATCACCTTGGAGACCAAGGAGCGCGCCTGCGCAGCTTTGGGTACCATCTCGGTCATGAAGGAGTTTCCTTCCGGAGAGGGGTATAATATCTGAGGGGAGTTGTCATTCTCATCCGTTATGAAGACACTCACGGTCACGTTACTGCTCAGAGGAGGAGAACCGTTGTCTCTGGCTAACACGAGCACTTTGAAACTTTTCAGCTGTTCGTAATCAAACGACCTCACGGCATGAATGACTCCGGTGTCTCCGTTAATGGATAGAAAAGAGGACACCGGTGCGCCACTGAGATCAGAGGACAACAGAGAATAAACTACAGTGCCATTCTGTCTCCAGTCCGGGTCTGTAGCTGATACTGAACAAATAGAGGAGCCAGGTTTGTTATTTTCTTGCACATGAGCTCTGTAACTCTGCTCCTGAAATACAGGTGGATTATCATTCACGTCAGCTACTGTCAGGTGAATATTCTTAGTGGAAGATAAAGGCGGAGAGCCCTCATCAGTAGcagtaattgtaatattataatcaGAGAGCAGCTCTCGGTCTAATTCACCTGTGGTCACCAGAGAAAAGTAATTTTTGATTGAAGGTACGAGTTTAAATGGGACGTTTTGTTGAATGGAGCATCGCACCTGTCCGTTATTCTCAGAGTCTCGGTCCTGCACATTAATGATGCCAACCTCTGTACCGGGTAACACATTCTCGGGAAGTGGGCTATTCAAATTCTTTACTATTATTATAGGGGCGTTATCATTAATGTCACTGACACTGATTATAACATTCGAGTAAGATGACAGACCCGATATATCTTTAGCTATTATTCGCAAACTAAACGTGGCTTCTTCCTCAAAATCTATTGGCCCCTTTATGCTGATTATACCGGTCTTTGAATCAAGGTAAAACGATTGTTTGTAGTTTTCCATAACGTGACTAAATTCATACATCACTTCTCCGTTTTGTCCCTCATCAGCATCAGTAGCACTCACTGTCACCACTACAGTATCTAGAGGAGAATTTTCAGGCAGACTGACTTTATAGACGGCCTGACTAAAGACTGGAGCATTATCATTAGCATCCAGCACAGTGACGTGTATGGCTACAGTACCTGATCTCGGTGGAGTCCCGCCGTCTACCGCAGTGAGAATTAATGTTACCTCCTGTTCGCGTTCGCGATCGAACTCTTTATTTAAAATGAGTTCGGCGTATTTCTCTCCAAGAGAGTTGCTTTGTACGGATAAAAGAAAATAACCATTACTTTGAATAGCATAGCTTTGTACAGAATTTTGCCCAATATCTGCATCATGTGCTTCAAGTAAGAAACGTTTGCCCTTATCTGCGGATTCTCTGATCTCCAAATTAATCCTATCTTTACCGAAATTAGGACTGTTGTCGTTCACATCTTGAACACGAAGACTGATACCATGTGATTCTAAAGGATTCTCCAGCACGAAGTCTTGATTTAAAACACATGAAGATTTCTTTCCGCATAGTCCCTCTCTGTCGATTCTCTCCGCTACGATCAGTTCTCCAGTATTCAGATTAATGTCACAGTATCGTTTTCTGTTACCTTCAGTATCGATTCGAGCCTTACGAGATGACAGTCTGCTCACATCGAGCCCGAGATCCTTTGCTATATTTCCAATCACAGATCCGCGTTTAATCTCCTCTGGAAAAGAATAGCTCACGTCTCCATTAACAGCGTGCGCCATCAGCACGAAGAACAAAAGACCAAACATCTCACCAGCAATATAGAAGGTGTAGATTTTTTTTACGGAAACGAGTACTAATGTAACCAAGTTATCCACATGTAAAGAAAACCAAAACGACTCAATATGGCAGATACACGAGGACAAAAGATAATGCTCTCACTGTTGGACAAGAAGATGAGACGTCAGTCCAGAATGACATCATGAACAGGGTGGAGAGAAACATCTACGTGAATGTCAACGACTAAACTGGTAAACAGCGACACTAAGAGTTGAGTTATGAAGCTGCAAGTACTATTATAACTAATATTAAATGGCTAAACTTGGATATAAGCACATTAAATTTCTTCATAACACAAAGAGCTCTGCACGAGGAAATATTCTCGTTAGATGTGAACAGAGAATAAGCTTAATTTTCTAGAGCAtccatgcataaaataaacaacttGTACTTAGACAGACATACTAAAGCAAAAACCTCAAAAGCAACGGACACTGGCCCATGCAGCAGTGTGGAAATATTATAGAAATAGGCCGTCCCATTCTAAAACGTTTATTCGGTTaactgaattttaaaataaatactgaaatacaAATGTCAAGAACTTCATGAACTTAGTTCAGACAACATGGTCAAATGTGCACGACTAATACTTAGGGACGGTTTCTCGTCGCGTTTTCTTAAAGGCATAATTGCAGCGGTAAGTGaaactttattaaattattgaGAACCTCGGACGACTCTTTATACACGTgcagtactttatttatttatttatataatctcTTATTTACCAAAATGATTCGAAATAAACGATGTCAAAACGTTCAGATAGATCTCACATTGTCTTTAAGCTTGCTATAAAGTATtggtagaaaataaaataaaataaaaaataaagaagaaaaaaataaaataaaagcttcacatttaaaattataccAAATAGTCTGTTTGTGGCTTTCTTTTTTCAATCAATGACTTCCTTTGTGAGTACAACCAACATAAGTCGAGGTATGAAGTTTTAAATTCTAAATTACGAAAttcaattgaaaaataaaaaatttaaattataataataatcactttgcTTATGCGATAATTATCACTtataattcatatacattttaatgatCAATTAAGATATTTGAGCGTGTGTTGCATGACTACCATCCTCCGTTTCTCTCCTCCATATCTTGGTGCAAATATACGGAACAACCTAAGCAGCGTAAAAGCTGAtgcagcaccatggacagcaacAGTAAAAAGTTACCATGTAATTTTCTAAACAGAATGTTGTTGGCTACACAATTAAATTTTCCTCATATGCTAAGTTCATAAAAGCGAGACATCAATaagataaaaactaaaacaatgaaagaaataGGTTcgtaaaatatgatgatttatgaaTATATGACTATGTATGAAACactttaaatataagtacatttCAGACCTTATTCGTAGACCTGTGAATGTTTTAATGTCAATAGGCCccgttaattttatttttcttttctttttttttttttttttagaagagagCCTGTCAAAACGTCCAAATGAGAACacaaattcaaatttaatttctaATCCCAGACCATCAACTATCTGTGGAAAACAGAGTTATTTAGTCCTACCTGAAACGAATCGCTAATTTCCGCATCAAGTCCTTCAAGATCATCCACAGCGGATTGAGTCTTTTTCAGAGTCAGGTCAGCAGTCAGCGTGTCTTCATTATAAGATCTGACGAACTTGAAGTCACTAGTGCGCGAGCCCGTGGTCAGGTATGCGTCATAATTGTAAGTGCTGCGGAGAGTTCCCGCGCCCTCCACATCTGCGTAATTTGGAGGCAGATACGCGCTGGGAATGGCTACAGCTCCATCAAACAACAGTCTGGGCTTTCTCCTGCGACAAAATCTCACTgccaggatgatgatgatgaaggtcagaAAGAAAGTGGAGACGGACACCAGCGCGATGATCAAATAAAACGTCAGTTTGGAGCTGCTCTCGTCGCGAGACATGTCTTTCAGTTCTGGAACTTCAGCCAAGTTATCTGATATAAGTAAATACAATGCGCACGTGGCTGAGAGAGAGGGCTGTCCGTTATCTCTCACGGACACAATGAGGTTCTGTTTCATGCTGTCAGATTCAGAAATGTCCCGTTGCGTCCTGATCTCTCCGCTGTGGACACCGATAGTGAAAAGTCCCGGATCTGTCGCTTTAATAATGTGATACGACAGCCACGCGTTCTGGCCAGAATCCGCGTCCACGGCGATCACCTTGGAGACCAGGGAGCGCGCCTGCGCAGCTTTGGGTACCATCTCGGTCATGAAGGAGTTACCTTCCGGAGAGGGGTATAATATCTGAGGGGAGTTGTCATTCTCATCCGTTATGAAGACACTCACGGTCACGTTACTGCTCAGAGGAGGAGAACCGTTGTCTCTGGCTAACACGAGCACTTTGAAACTTTTCAGCTGTTCGTAATCAAACGACCTCACGGCATGAATGACCCCGGTGTCTCCGTTAATGGATAGAAAGGAGGACACCGGTGCGCCACTGAGATCAGAGGACAACAGAGAATAAACTACAGTGCCATTCTGTCTCCAGTCCGGGTCTGTAGCTGATACTGAACAAATAGAGGAGCCAGGTTTGTTATTTTCTTGCACATGAGCTCTGTAACTCTGCTCCTGAAATACAGGTGGATTATCATTCACGTCAGCTACAGTCAGGTGAATATTCTTAGTGGAAGATAAAGGCGGAGAGCCCTCATCAGTAGcagtaattgtaatattataatcaGAGAGCAGCTCGCGGTCTAATTCACCTGTGGTCACCAAAGAATAGTAATTTTTGATTGAAGGAACGAGTTTAAATGGGACGTTTTGCTGAATGGAGCA
This DNA window, taken from Carassius auratus strain Wakin chromosome 14, ASM336829v1, whole genome shotgun sequence, encodes the following:
- the LOC113113628 gene encoding protocadherin gamma-A4-like, which encodes MICLTKCVWASFWLQLYFCFICMCGSLCEVCYSVPEEMQRGTVIGNVATDLGIDVTELVRRNARVVAEGSRQFCELNTETGSLSVIERMDREELCVQSAPCVQQFQLLLENPLKVYSLLLDIQDINDNSPTFENGQIELELLESTVLGRRFPLESAHDPDIGVNSVQHYQLSENEYFALEVNTQLDRNAYPELVLKKPLDRENQADHFLTLSGVDGGRPFRSGTTSIHIHVLDANDNVPVFGQSVYKVSAQENSPQGTVLVKLNATDLDSGIYGEISYSFSHVPDKTKGVVEVDHVTGEVKVMVALDYEEASSHELDVQAKDGGGQSSHCKLIIDVIDVNDNLPVIAVKSTTSIVPEDASPGTMVALLHIYDLDTGTSGWVTCKISDDVPFKLVSEVKNYFMLVIDGVLDREKCPHYNITVTAVDAGTPPLFSSKTVAITVTDVNDNPPIFRHGDYSIKFEENQPQGTLVIKVRADDADEGQNAKILYSLSEDAASHLSINAETGEIFTLCPFDYESSTHFHVQVMACDEGRPSFTSTCTVQIFIADQNDNAPVVLYPVQLDGYLARDIVPRAAPADYLVTKVVAIDADAGHNAWLSYRILKATRSNLFSIGLHCGEIRTLRPFAEDEEIKQTLIISVSDDGLESLSATATVNIMIEDGLPIIDELVARGTDKSHGHSDLTLYLIMALAGMSSLFLVLIIAVVYMRLCRYRYMYRSTANLPIFPPTYGPPGYSDVSRFNTLQKDDRFNSFLTTGSWKGDFRFGSDFVDLDMMNKRGTLLHVGGHSATRAKLLVPHKL
- the LOC113113621 gene encoding protocadherin gamma-A12-like isoform X27; protein product: MFGLLFFVLMAHAVNGDVSYSFPEEIKRGSVIGNIAKDLGLDVSRLSSRKARIDTEGNRKRYCDINLNTGELIVAERIDREGLCGKKSSCVLNQDFVLENPLESHGISLRVQDVNDNSPNFGKDRINLEIRESADKGKRFLLEAHDADIGQNSVQSYAIQSNGYFLLSVQSNSLGEKYAELILNKEFDREREQEVTLILTAVDGGTPPRSGTVAIHVTVLDANDNAPVFSQAVYKVSLPENSPLDTVVVTVSATDADEGQNGEVMYEFSHVMENYKQSFYLDSKTGIISIKGPIDFEEEATFSLRIIAKDISGLSSYSNVIISVSDINDNAPIIIVKNLNSPLPENVLPGTEVGIINVQDRDSENNGQVRCSIQQNVPFKLVPSIKNYFSLVTTGELDRELLSDYNITITATDEGSPPLSSTKNIHLTVADVNDNPPVFQEQSYRAHVQENNKPGSSICSVSATDPDWRQNGTVVYSLLSSDLSGAPVSSFLSINGDTGVIHAVRSFDYEQLKSFKVLVLARDNGSPPLSSNVTVSVFITDENDNSPQILYPSPEGNSFMTEMVPKAAQARSLVSKVIAVDADSGQNAWLSYHIIKATDPGLFTIGVHSGEIRTQRDISESDSMKQNLIVSVRDNGQPSLSATCALYLLISDNLAEVPELKDMSRDESSSKLTFYLIIALVSVSTFFLTFIIIILAVRFCRRRKPRLLFDGAVAIPSAYLPPNYADVEGAGTLRSTYNYDAYLTTGSRTSDFKFVRSYNEDTLTADLTLKKSAVDDLEGLDAEAMRDITSENKQKPPSADWRFTQNQRPGPSGAAATPEVAVGTGPWPNPPTEAEQLQALMAAANEVSEATNTLGPGTMGLSTRYSPQFTLQHVPDYRQNVYIPGSTATLTSNQQQPQQALPPPQAAIAAAAAQSEPPKAAQTPASKKKSTKKEKK
- the LOC113113621 gene encoding protocadherin gamma-A12-like isoform X12 produces the protein MDFQSFWLNRQIFAFLFFVLMAHTANGDVSYSFPEEMKRGSVIGNIAKDLGLDVNRLSSRKARIDTEGNRKRYCDINLNTGELIVAERIDREEICSEGLSCALNFELVLEHPLAMHRVTIQIEDINDNTPVFSKDVIKLEISENAVKGARFRVNEAHDADIGSNGVQSYTIEKNENFIVSVSTKADGGKNIELVLERELDREQQKEVTLILTAVDGGTPPRSGTVAIHVTVLDANDNAPVFSQAVYKVSLPENSPLDTVVVTVSATDADEGQNGEVMYEFSHVMENYKQSFYLDSKTGIISIKGPIDFEEEATFSLRIIAKDISGLSSYSNVIISVSDINDNAPIIIVKNLNSPLPENVLPGTEVGIINVQDRDSENNGQVRCSIQQNVPFKLVPSIKNYFSLVTTGELDRELLSDYNITITATDEGSPPLSSTKNIHLTVADVNDNPPVFQEQSYRAHVQENNKPGSSICSVSATDPDWRQNGTVVYSLLSSDLSGAPVSSFLSINGDTGVIHAVRSFDYEQLKSFKVLVLARDNGSPPLSSNVTVSVFITDENDNSPQILYPSPEGNSFMTEMVPKAAQARSLVSKVIAVDADSGQNAWLSYHIIKATDPGLFTIGVHSGEIRTQRDISESDSMKQNLIVSVRDNGQPSLSATCALYLLISDNLAEVPELKDMSRDESSSKLTFYLIIALVSVSTFFLTFIIIILAVRFCRRRKPRLLFDGAVAIPSAYLPPNYADVEGAGTLRSTYNYDAYLTTGSRTSDFKFVRSYNEDTLTADLTLKKSAVDDLEGLDAEAMRDITSENKQKPPSADWRFTQNQRPGPSGAAATPEVAVGTGPWPNPPTEAEQLQALMAAANEVSEATNTLGPGTMGLSTRYSPQFTLQHVPDYRQNVYIPGSTATLTSNQQQPQQALPPPQAAIAAAAAQSEPPKAAQTPASKKKSTKKEKK
- the LOC113113621 gene encoding protocadherin gamma-A12-like isoform X38 produces the protein MEISESADKGKRFLLEEANDADIGQNSVQSYSIEDNEYFVLSVQSNSLGEKYAEIILNKELDREQQKEVTLILTAVDGGTPPRSGTVAIHVTVLDANDNAPVFSQAVYKVSLPENSPLDTVVVTVSATDADEGQNGEVMYELSHAMEGFKQLFYLDRKTGVISIKGPIDFEEETTFKLRIIAKDGSGQTSYSNVVINVSDINDNDPIIIVKSLNSPIPENVLPGTEVGIINVQDRDSENNGQVRCSIQQNVPFKLVPSIKNYYSLVTTGELDRELLSDYNITITATDEGSPPLSSTKNIHLTVADVNDNPPVFQEQSYRAHVQENNKPGSSICSVSATDPDWRQNGTVVYSLLSSDLSGAPVSSFLSINGDTGVIHAVRSFDYEQLKSFKVLVLARDNGSPPLSSNVTVSVFITDENDNSPQILYPSPEGNSFMTEMVPKAAQARSLVSKVIAVDADSGQNAWLSYHIIKATDPGLFTIGVHSGEIRTQRDISESDSMKQNLIVSVRDNGQPSLSATCALYLLISDNLAEVPELKDMSRDESSSKLTFYLIIALVSVSTFFLTFIIIILAVRFCRRRKPRLLFDGAVAIPSAYLPPNYADVEGAGTLRSTYNYDAYLTTGSRTSDFKFVRSYNEDTLTADLTLKKTQSAVDDLEGLDAEISDSFQQKPPSADWRFTQNQRPGPSGAAATPEVAVGTGPWPNPPTEAEQLQALMAAANEVSEATNTLGPGTMGLSTRYSPQFTLQHVPDYRQNVYIPGSTATLTSNQQQPQQALPPPQAAIAAAAAQSEPPKAAQTPASKKKSTKKEKK